A region from the Campylobacter blaseri genome encodes:
- a CDS encoding NUDIX domain-containing protein has translation MDTSIKEFKIKELNESQYIKPFRLEVVRDSKKIVWDCLKAYDSVSVLLFHKDKNAFLLVKQFRPPIWYRLYKQGVNKKESGITYELCSGIMDKGISAKDTIIEEILEETGYEVDEVEKISSFYGDVGLSGRKQTLFFAMIDDSMKQTQGGGIDGEDIELFYLPLNEWKEFLEDEDIIKPASLGYTIYWFFNKFPDLKPKN, from the coding sequence ATGGATACTAGTATAAAAGAGTTTAAAATAAAAGAGCTAAATGAATCACAATATATAAAACCATTTAGGCTTGAAGTTGTAAGAGATAGTAAAAAGATAGTATGGGATTGTCTAAAAGCATATGATAGCGTGTCTGTGCTTTTATTTCATAAGGATAAAAATGCTTTTCTACTTGTAAAGCAGTTTCGTCCACCTATTTGGTATAGACTATACAAACAAGGCGTAAATAAAAAAGAATCTGGAATAACCTATGAGCTTTGTTCTGGGATAATGGATAAAGGAATTAGCGCTAAAGACACTATAATAGAAGAGATATTAGAAGAGACTGGATATGAAGTAGATGAGGTTGAAAAGATATCATCATTTTATGGCGATGTTGGTTTATCAGGTAGAAAACAAACACTTTTTTTTGCAATGATAGATGATAGTATGAAGCAGACACAAGGTGGCGGGATAGATGGTGAAGATATAGAGCTTTTTTACTTACCGCTTAATGAATGGAAAGAGTTTTTAGAAGATGAAGATATCATCAAGCCTGCAAGTTTAGGATATACGATATATTGGTTTTTTAATAAATTTCCAGATTTAAAACCAAAAAACTAA
- the mgtE gene encoding magnesium transporter → MKKDEFSEEIEGLEDNEELLEAKALLDSHINDTIEDEMSGVDIVECLKIIKRHDEKSYFEYLHTLDIESLSNASIEMPDYILKDVIDLLPKDKLVEVVEDLESDDQFEFLENIDEIDGKKAREIFDDLSDEDKKDILKLSRYEDNQAGSYMQIELFKANANETVMEAVDRLRDLRHADEIDYVYHLFVVDDKDVLKYSIPLADLIIYNFSLTLEEVVRSAKNEDFRPRSALDTDDINEVASEFQEHDMSVMPVVDSRGVLVGRITSDDIYDFIQESATEQIYNLAGLNDEAEEEDISFAKAGKARAFWLCINLVTAFLASFIIGFFDATLQKYVALAILMPIVASMGGNVGIQALTVTVRRLALGEIEYKDAKKVLKREISIAVINGAIFAIAVALIASLWFKDHMLGVVIGLSMIINLSIAGFCGAAIPIILKKFKIDPAVGSSIILTMMTDIIGFFSFLGLATWILV, encoded by the coding sequence TTGAAAAAAGATGAGTTTAGTGAAGAAATAGAAGGGTTAGAAGATAATGAAGAGTTACTAGAGGCAAAGGCTCTACTTGATTCCCATATAAATGATACTATAGAAGATGAGATGAGTGGTGTTGATATAGTTGAGTGCCTAAAGATTATAAAAAGACATGATGAAAAAAGCTATTTTGAATATCTTCATACTCTAGACATAGAAAGTTTATCTAACGCATCCATCGAGATGCCTGATTATATACTAAAAGATGTTATAGATCTTTTGCCTAAAGATAAGTTGGTTGAGGTTGTTGAAGATCTTGAAAGTGATGATCAGTTTGAGTTTTTAGAAAATATCGATGAGATTGATGGAAAAAAAGCAAGAGAGATTTTTGATGATTTAAGTGATGAAGATAAAAAAGATATTTTAAAACTCTCTCGTTATGAAGATAATCAAGCTGGTTCATATATGCAAATAGAGCTTTTTAAGGCAAATGCAAATGAAACAGTTATGGAGGCTGTTGATAGGCTAAGAGATTTGAGACATGCAGATGAGATAGACTATGTTTATCATCTTTTTGTTGTAGATGATAAGGATGTTTTAAAATACTCTATACCGTTAGCTGATTTAATCATATATAACTTTAGCTTAACACTTGAAGAGGTTGTAAGAAGTGCAAAAAATGAGGATTTTAGACCAAGATCAGCACTAGATACAGATGATATAAATGAGGTAGCTTCTGAGTTTCAAGAACACGATATGTCTGTTATGCCTGTTGTTGATAGTAGGGGAGTTTTGGTTGGTAGGATTACATCAGATGATATTTATGATTTTATACAAGAGAGTGCAACAGAGCAAATTTATAACTTAGCAGGACTTAACGATGAGGCTGAAGAAGAAGATATAAGTTTTGCAAAAGCTGGTAAGGCAAGGGCATTTTGGCTCTGTATAAATTTAGTAACTGCATTTTTAGCTTCATTTATTATAGGGTTTTTTGATGCGACACTTCAAAAGTATGTAGCACTTGCTATTTTAATGCCAATAGTTGCTTCAATGGGTGGAAATGTTGGAATTCAAGCTCTTACGGTTACTGTTCGTAGGCTTGCACTTGGTGAGATTGAGTATAAAGATGCCAAAAAGGTTTTAAAAAGAGAGATATCTATTGCTGTTATAAATGGAGCTATATTTGCCATAGCTGTAGCATTAATAGCATCATTATGGTTTAAAGACCACATGCTAGGTGTTGTTATAGGTCTTTCAATGATTATAAATTTATCAATTGCTGGATTTTGCGGGGCTGCCATACCTATAATACTTAAAAAGTTTAAAATTGATCCTGCTGTTGGTTCATCTATAATCTTAACAATGATGACTGATATTATAGGATTTTTTAGTTTCTTAGGACTTGCAACATGGATACTAGTATAA
- a CDS encoding peptidoglycan DD-metalloendopeptidase family protein codes for MIKKFFIIFLVCVSVYAKNYSLQEFKWPSGITLLDFLESSNIPLSLYYNLEAEEKELVTEIIADSDCDMLIDETGKVDQILVPISDELQIHIYKDKENKFKLTFTPIIYEEKTHSLGINIEKSPYLDISKATGSSALSNAFMVVFGKVVNFRKLQKGDALVLHYTQKYRLGKPYGNPRIISGMMEENKKSYYMYYYDSKYYDEKGKMAEKFLFRLPVPGARVSSKFSPKRYHPVLKRYRAHLGTDYAAPKGTPIKAVADGKVVFVGKKGGYGNTIEISHINGYKSLYAHTSKFAKGMKVGRNVSQGQIIAYIGTTGLSTGPHLHLGLYKNNRAIDFEKVVYVEKDGEFVKEKAKFEKFKRVENEKLQNAMGGYQNPPKIVTFDNFIKI; via the coding sequence ATGATTAAAAAATTCTTTATTATCTTTTTAGTTTGTGTTAGTGTATATGCAAAAAATTATAGCCTACAAGAGTTTAAGTGGCCTAGTGGGATTACTTTGCTTGATTTTTTGGAAAGCTCAAATATTCCTTTATCTTTGTATTACAATTTGGAAGCAGAGGAGAAAGAGCTGGTTACTGAGATTATAGCCGATTCTGATTGTGATATGCTAATTGATGAAACGGGCAAGGTTGATCAGATATTAGTTCCTATAAGTGATGAACTTCAAATTCATATATATAAAGATAAAGAAAATAAATTTAAATTAACATTTACACCAATAATCTATGAAGAAAAAACACACTCTCTTGGAATAAATATAGAAAAATCTCCATACTTAGATATAAGTAAAGCAACAGGAAGTAGTGCTTTATCAAATGCTTTTATGGTTGTTTTTGGCAAGGTTGTAAATTTTAGAAAACTTCAAAAAGGCGATGCTTTAGTTCTTCATTATACACAAAAATATAGACTCGGTAAGCCTTATGGAAACCCAAGAATAATTTCAGGTATGATGGAAGAAAATAAAAAAAGCTACTATATGTATTATTATGATTCAAAATACTACGATGAAAAAGGAAAAATGGCTGAGAAGTTTTTGTTTAGACTTCCTGTACCTGGTGCTAGAGTATCATCTAAATTTAGTCCAAAAAGATATCATCCTGTGCTAAAAAGATATAGAGCGCATCTAGGAACTGACTATGCTGCACCAAAAGGAACACCTATAAAAGCAGTTGCAGATGGCAAAGTTGTTTTTGTTGGAAAAAAAGGCGGATATGGAAATACTATTGAAATAAGTCATATAAATGGATATAAAAGCCTATATGCTCACACTAGTAAATTTGCTAAAGGTATGAAAGTTGGTAGGAATGTCAGTCAAGGACAGATAATAGCCTATATAGGAACTACAGGACTTAGTACAGGACCACATCTTCACCTAGGATTATATAAAAACAACAGAGCTATAGATTTTGAAAAAGTTGTATATGTTGAAAAAGATGGAGAGTTTGTAAAAGAAAAAGCTAAATTTGAAAAATTTAAAAGAGTAGAAAATGAAAAATTACAAAATGCTATGGGCGGTTATCAAAATCCACCAAAAATAGTAACATTTGATAATTTTATAAAAATATAA
- a CDS encoding plasminogen-binding N-terminal domain-containing protein: MRHFIAIFLGLMTFLNASSLFNLPEYQTPLIKTENGYGEVLDSNDIVVGSSGVVMHTFGNGESSIIARAVVTEKKMGMAKVRFEVFDLLSQQALPVPGILPKVGDRVVLNFLYNRSLIITPNEEVYRQVVNTFPNITFIHPDIAASYLNEIYRPNPSRDDFREICSQNAAGLLFIALDNLGVFADCGSFQILKEFKTGEIAEYVTPFYSRITTIKPVFWKWDTAYMADYNYHYKFLLDIKE, translated from the coding sequence TTGAGACATTTTATAGCTATATTTTTAGGATTAATGACCTTTTTAAATGCATCATCTTTATTTAATTTACCAGAATATCAAACCCCTCTTATAAAAACAGAAAATGGGTATGGTGAAGTATTAGATAGTAACGACATAGTTGTTGGAAGCAGTGGTGTTGTTATGCACACTTTTGGCAATGGCGAAAGCTCAATAATAGCAAGAGCTGTAGTTACTGAAAAAAAGATGGGTATGGCAAAAGTAAGATTTGAAGTTTTTGATCTTTTATCCCAACAAGCACTTCCTGTGCCTGGTATTTTACCAAAAGTTGGAGATAGAGTTGTTTTAAATTTTTTATATAATAGATCGCTTATAATAACACCTAATGAAGAGGTTTACAGACAAGTAGTTAACACTTTTCCAAATATAACCTTTATTCATCCTGATATCGCAGCTTCATATCTAAATGAGATTTATAGACCAAATCCATCAAGAGATGATTTTAGAGAAATTTGCTCCCAAAATGCTGCTGGACTACTGTTTATAGCTTTAGATAATCTTGGAGTTTTTGCAGATTGCGGAAGTTTTCAAATTTTAAAAGAGTTTAAAACTGGTGAAATTGCAGAATATGTAACCCCTTTTTATAGTAGAATTACAACTATAAAACCTGTTTTTTGGAAATGGGATACTGCTTATATGGCTGATTACAACTACCACTATAAATTTCTACTTGACATAAAGGAATAG
- a CDS encoding FAD-linked oxidase C-terminal domain-containing protein — protein sequence MNKNHIVFFENLLGEENVYFDKAHQIAYSYDATKKRYEPDGVLFPRNEDDVSKILKYCNDNHIIVVPRGAGSGFTGGALAVNGGVIISFEKHMNKILEIDLENMVAVVEPGVINMDLQKAVEEKGLFYPPDPASQDYSTIGGNVSENAGGMRAAKYGITKDYVMALRAVLPNGDIIKAGKKTIKDVAGYNVAGILIASEGSLAVITEITLKLIAKPKLKKTAMGVFNSVNEAMNAVYKTMAAGVTPVAMEFLDNLCIRAVEDKFNKGLPKEAGAILIADVDGNLEATLEKDLEVINRVFKENGATDFIIAKNEQESKDMWFARRNCSQAITCYGSLKINEDITVPRSELPKLLQRIKEISTVFNVTTPCFGHTGDGNVHTNVMVNKENQEEVKRGYEAIEAIFRATIELGGTLSGEHGIGISKAPYMKLAFSDEEMNLFRSIKKAFDPNNILNPFKMGLDENK from the coding sequence TTGAATAAAAATCATATTGTTTTTTTTGAAAACCTATTAGGTGAAGAAAATGTATACTTTGATAAAGCTCATCAAATAGCTTACTCTTATGATGCGACCAAAAAAAGATATGAGCCTGATGGGGTGCTATTTCCTAGAAACGAAGATGATGTGAGTAAAATTTTAAAATACTGCAATGACAACCATATAATAGTAGTTCCAAGAGGTGCTGGAAGTGGCTTTACTGGTGGAGCTTTGGCTGTAAATGGTGGAGTTATCATCTCATTTGAAAAACATATGAATAAAATTTTAGAAATTGATCTTGAAAATATGGTAGCAGTTGTAGAGCCTGGCGTTATAAATATGGATTTACAAAAAGCTGTTGAAGAAAAAGGTCTCTTTTATCCACCTGATCCTGCAAGTCAAGACTACTCAACAATTGGTGGAAATGTAAGTGAAAATGCTGGTGGAATGAGAGCTGCAAAGTATGGAATTACAAAAGATTATGTTATGGCTTTGCGTGCAGTTTTACCAAATGGTGATATTATAAAAGCTGGTAAAAAAACTATAAAAGATGTAGCTGGCTATAATGTAGCTGGAATTTTAATAGCAAGCGAGGGAAGCTTAGCAGTTATAACAGAGATAACACTTAAACTAATAGCAAAACCAAAACTTAAAAAAACTGCAATGGGTGTTTTTAATAGCGTAAATGAAGCTATGAATGCAGTTTATAAAACAATGGCAGCTGGTGTTACTCCTGTTGCTATGGAATTTTTAGACAATCTTTGCATTAGGGCTGTTGAGGATAAGTTTAACAAAGGCCTTCCAAAAGAGGCTGGAGCTATCTTAATTGCAGATGTTGATGGAAACTTAGAAGCTACTTTAGAAAAAGATTTAGAAGTTATAAATAGAGTATTTAAAGAAAATGGAGCAACTGATTTTATAATAGCTAAAAATGAACAAGAATCTAAAGATATGTGGTTTGCAAGAAGAAATTGTTCTCAAGCCATAACTTGTTATGGTAGCTTAAAAATAAATGAGGATATAACTGTTCCTAGATCAGAACTTCCAAAACTTCTTCAAAGAATTAAAGAAATATCAACAGTTTTTAATGTTACTACTCCTTGTTTTGGCCATACAGGAGATGGAAATGTCCACACAAATGTTATGGTAAATAAAGAAAATCAAGAAGAGGTAAAAAGAGGATATGAGGCTATAGAAGCAATTTTTAGAGCAACTATTGAACTTGGAGGAACATTAAGCGGTGAGCATGGAATCGGAATTTCAAAAGCACCATATATGAAACTTGCTTTTAGCGATGAGGAGATGAATCTTTTTAGAAGTATTAAAAAAGCTTTTGATCCAAATAATATTTTAAATCCTTTTAAAATGGGTCTAGATGAAAATAAGTAG
- a CDS encoding YihY family inner membrane protein, with the protein MKISSLYKKSKDFYSQIHDKELMHNAAGLSFYTILSIIPVLLLSLSIFTQMPSFDEYYGKIKEFIFSSLLPSHQDTISSYIEQFLSNSANLGILGFFAIIVATIMFFDNYNYVVNKIIGSKSRGFWQDFSKYWTLITLAPLGLGLSFYLTGKMQIMLNENEFTSWINILAIVPYLIIWAIFSVTYIISINTIIDIKKMLISSFIISIIWNISKIIFIKYAFYNKTYLSLYGSFSVILFFFLWIYVSWIIYLYGFKIYQFLTIKKIPPTKKDN; encoded by the coding sequence ATGAAAATAAGTAGTTTATATAAAAAATCAAAAGATTTTTATAGTCAAATTCATGATAAAGAACTTATGCACAACGCAGCTGGGCTTAGTTTTTATACTATTTTATCAATTATACCTGTGCTTTTGCTATCTTTGTCTATTTTTACCCAAATGCCTAGTTTTGATGAGTATTATGGAAAGATTAAAGAGTTTATTTTTTCTAGTCTTTTGCCATCTCATCAAGATACAATCTCAAGCTATATAGAGCAATTTTTATCAAATAGTGCAAATTTAGGAATTCTAGGATTTTTTGCCATAATAGTAGCAACTATAATGTTTTTTGATAATTATAACTATGTAGTAAACAAAATTATAGGTTCAAAGTCTCGTGGTTTTTGGCAAGATTTTAGTAAGTATTGGACGCTTATAACTCTTGCACCACTTGGTCTTGGGCTTTCGTTTTACCTAACAGGTAAAATGCAGATAATGCTTAATGAAAATGAGTTTACAAGTTGGATAAATATCTTAGCCATAGTTCCATATCTAATAATTTGGGCGATATTTTCTGTAACATATATTATATCTATAAACACTATAATAGATATAAAAAAGATGCTAATTAGCTCTTTTATAATTAGCATAATTTGGAATATTTCAAAAATAATTTTCATAAAATATGCATTTTATAATAAAACCTATCTTAGCTTATATGGCTCTTTTAGTGTGATCTTGTTTTTCTTTTTATGGATATATGTTAGCTGGATAATCTATCTTTATGGATTTAAGATATATCAATTTCTAACTATAAAAAAAATACCGCCAACCAAAAAAGATAATTAA
- a CDS encoding dihydroorotate dehydrogenase electron transfer subunit, translated as MKKIENYEILQNNKIAKNTFKMVLKGDTSLITNSGQFINITIEDKFLKRPISICDYDKDSLTIIYKVFGEGTKWLSLQKSGKIIEALMPLGNGYTLKDTKEALLIGGGVGVPPLYNLAKKLVQKGVKVDIILGFNTKDDAFYIDEFREFDKDIKVSTIDGSIGVKGFVTDCMDERLQNLYYYTCGPLPMLKAIFNLTKASGQISFEERMGCGFGACMGCSHKTKDGYKRICKEGPVLQSEEVLW; from the coding sequence ATGAAAAAAATTGAAAATTATGAAATACTTCAAAACAACAAAATTGCCAAAAATACCTTTAAAATGGTATTAAAAGGCGATACTTCACTTATTACAAACTCAGGTCAATTTATAAATATAACAATTGAAGATAAATTTTTAAAACGCCCTATTAGCATTTGTGATTATGATAAAGATAGCCTTACTATAATCTATAAAGTTTTTGGCGAAGGCACAAAGTGGCTAAGTTTGCAAAAAAGTGGAAAAATCATAGAAGCCTTAATGCCACTTGGAAATGGTTATACATTAAAAGATACAAAAGAAGCCTTGCTTATAGGAGGTGGAGTTGGAGTTCCTCCTCTTTATAATTTAGCAAAAAAGCTGGTTCAAAAAGGTGTTAAAGTTGATATAATTTTAGGCTTTAATACAAAAGATGATGCCTTTTATATTGATGAGTTTAGAGAATTTGACAAAGATATAAAAGTCTCAACAATTGATGGAAGTATTGGAGTAAAAGGGTTTGTAACTGATTGTATGGATGAGAGACTGCAAAATTTATACTATTATACTTGCGGTCCACTTCCTATGTTAAAAGCTATTTTTAATCTAACAAAAGCAAGTGGTCAAATTTCATTTGAAGAGAGAATGGGTTGTGGTTTTGGTGCCTGTATGGGGTGTTCGCACAAAACAAAAGATGGATATAAAAGAATTTGTAAAGAGGGGCCTGTTTTGCAAAGCGAGGAAGTTTTATGGTAG
- a CDS encoding dihydroorotate dehydrogenase, which produces MVDLRVNLNKFELSNPIIPASGTFGFGYEFSEFYDINILGSISLKGTTLNPRFGNPTPRIAECEKGMINSVGLQNPGVHRVINEEIKKLKKVYSKKVIANISGFSVDEYLQCVEKFNEVSEVEILEINISCPNVKDGGISFGTCPDSVYNITKKIKEIAKKDVFIKLSPNVTNISEIAKAAENGGADGISMINTLIGARFDIKTAKPIIHNIMGGFSGPAIKPIALAMIYQVYKAVKIPIIGMGGVMNAKDVVEMMYAGASAVQIGSANCINPYACKNIIESLPLLLEELSIKNIKDIIGKAHNV; this is translated from the coding sequence ATGGTAGATTTAAGAGTAAATTTAAATAAATTTGAACTAAGTAATCCAATTATCCCAGCAAGTGGAACTTTTGGGTTTGGATATGAATTTAGTGAGTTTTATGATATTAATATTTTAGGAAGTATATCCTTAAAAGGAACTACTCTAAATCCACGCTTTGGAAACCCAACTCCTAGAATTGCAGAGTGTGAAAAAGGTATGATTAACTCTGTTGGACTTCAAAATCCAGGAGTTCATAGGGTTATAAATGAAGAGATTAAAAAGCTAAAAAAAGTCTATAGCAAAAAGGTTATAGCAAACATCTCTGGTTTTAGTGTGGATGAGTATTTGCAATGTGTAGAGAAATTTAACGAAGTTAGTGAAGTTGAAATTTTAGAGATAAATATATCTTGCCCAAATGTTAAAGATGGCGGGATTAGCTTTGGAACTTGCCCTGATTCAGTCTATAACATAACTAAAAAGATAAAAGAGATTGCAAAAAAAGATGTTTTTATAAAGCTCTCTCCAAATGTAACAAATATAAGTGAAATTGCAAAAGCTGCGGAAAATGGCGGAGCTGATGGCATTAGTATGATAAACACATTAATTGGTGCAAGGTTTGATATAAAAACAGCAAAGCCAATAATCCACAACATAATGGGGGGCTTTAGTGGTCCTGCCATAAAGCCCATTGCATTAGCTATGATATACCAAGTTTATAAAGCTGTAAAAATTCCTATAATTGGCATGGGTGGAGTTATGAATGCAAAAGATGTGGTTGAGATGATGTATGCAGGAGCTAGTGCTGTGCAAATTGGTTCGGCAAATTGTATAAATCCCTATGCTTGTAAAAATATAATTGAAAGTTTGCCACTACTTTTAGAAGAACTTAGTATAAAAAATATAAAAGATATAATAGGAAAAGCTCACAATGTGTAA
- the pyrF gene encoding orotidine-5'-phosphate decarboxylase: MCKDVIIACDFSSKKEVLDFLDKFRDKKPYIKIGQELFYSEGASIIKEIKSRGLKIFLDLKQHDIPNTIYKSIKNLAMLDVDMLNVHASGTTPMMLAAKKGVDEINKDIILLAVTQLTSTSEEIMQRDLLINYSLNDTVIHYAKNAKIAGLKGVVCSPLEVSLIKKHCGDDFICVTPGIRIDNKKDDQIRVTTPKMAKELGSDFIVVGRSITNSNDPLDTYNRCLDDFLGE; the protein is encoded by the coding sequence ATGTGTAAAGATGTGATAATAGCTTGTGATTTTTCAAGCAAAAAAGAAGTTTTGGATTTTTTGGATAAATTTAGAGATAAAAAACCATATATAAAGATAGGTCAAGAGCTTTTTTATAGCGAAGGTGCTAGTATAATTAAAGAGATTAAAAGTAGAGGTTTAAAGATATTTTTAGATCTAAAACAGCACGACATTCCAAATACCATTTACAAAAGTATAAAAAACCTAGCTATGCTTGATGTTGATATGTTAAATGTCCATGCAAGTGGGACAACTCCTATGATGTTAGCTGCAAAAAAAGGGGTTGATGAGATAAATAAAGATATAATATTACTTGCTGTTACACAACTTACTAGCACTAGCGAGGAGATTATGCAAAGAGATTTGCTTATAAACTACTCTTTAAATGATACAGTAATTCACTATGCTAAAAATGCCAAAATTGCTGGTTTAAAGGGTGTAGTTTGTAGCCCTTTGGAAGTTAGTCTTATAAAAAAACATTGTGGAGATGATTTTATATGTGTAACTCCGGGCATTAGAATTGATAATAAAAAAGATGATCAAATTCGGGTAACAACACCAAAAATGGCAAAAGAGCTTGGAAGTGATTTTATAGTAGTTGGAAGATCTATAACAAACTCAAATGACCCACTAGATACTTACAATAGATGTTTAGATGATTTTTTAGGAGAATAA
- the pyrE gene encoding orotate phosphoribosyltransferase: MQNLIAQNLLEIKAVFLSPNKPFTWASGIKSPIYCDNRLTLSNVNVRKNVENTLANLVKENYPDCQMLMGTATAGIAHAALVAEILNLPMGYVRSGAKKHGRTNQIEGKCEAGAKVVVIEDLISTAGSSIEAVNALRQAGAEVLGIVSIFTYNMKKSFENLKEANITNFSASNLDTLLEIATKMQYINEDEKIKILKFRDNPADESWLS; encoded by the coding sequence ATGCAAAATTTAATAGCTCAAAATTTACTTGAAATTAAAGCAGTTTTTTTAAGCCCAAACAAACCTTTTACATGGGCAAGTGGTATAAAATCACCAATTTATTGCGATAATAGACTAACTCTATCAAATGTCAATGTTAGAAAAAATGTAGAAAACACACTTGCAAATTTGGTAAAAGAAAATTACCCTGATTGTCAAATGTTAATGGGAACAGCGACAGCAGGCATTGCCCATGCAGCACTTGTTGCTGAAATTTTAAACCTTCCTATGGGTTATGTTAGAAGTGGTGCAAAAAAACATGGAAGAACAAATCAAATAGAAGGCAAATGCGAAGCTGGAGCAAAAGTTGTCGTAATTGAAGACTTAATTTCAACTGCTGGCTCATCAATTGAAGCGGTAAATGCACTTAGGCAAGCAGGAGCTGAGGTTTTAGGAATTGTTTCAATTTTTACTTACAATATGAAAAAAAGTTTTGAAAATTTAAAAGAGGCAAATATCACAAACTTTTCTGCTTCAAATTTAGATACCTTGTTAGAGATTGCAACTAAAATGCAATACATAAATGAAGATGAAAAGATAAAGATACTAAAATTTAGAGATAACCCAGCAGATGAAAGCTGGCTTAGTTAG
- a CDS encoding ComEC/Rec2 family competence protein, with translation MNGLKLFNKFSEILIFIAICLAIFSINIFIKHNEFRHFKEDKFQKIDAKVLSSYTKTNKKGRVYRVLKLKTNDFIFYTITKKETNFKELDMLNLGIVTDRVDFKDYLKKSFYMPSFNIEKVKINKTLKDKAIKYVASQHQSLQIQNLYLALFFATPINKELRQNIVKWGISHLVAISGFHLSIIFTTIFFILTPIYKFFQNRFFPYRSLVFDISLLTFFLMVGYLFVLDFTPSFLRSLLMALVLFVFLVRNLKVFSFQTLFITMLIAISFFPHLLFSYGFYFSCLGVFYIYLYIHHFAKSFNVYINIIFLNLFVYLAMNIPVYYFFPNFTYTQISVVFISYIFIIFYPLSLLLHLVNFGSIFDEYLIMFLNYPVEMHQINISKFLFYGVNLLSLLAIRYKILALLLALIGLYPIVLFLL, from the coding sequence ATGAATGGTTTAAAACTTTTTAACAAATTTAGTGAAATTTTAATATTTATAGCGATATGTTTGGCTATTTTTTCTATAAATATTTTTATAAAACATAATGAATTTAGACATTTTAAAGAAGATAAATTTCAAAAAATTGATGCAAAAGTTTTAAGTTCATATACTAAAACAAATAAAAAAGGAAGAGTTTATAGGGTTTTAAAGTTAAAAACCAATGATTTTATATTTTACACAATTACAAAAAAAGAGACAAATTTTAAAGAGCTTGATATGCTAAATTTAGGTATAGTAACTGATAGAGTTGATTTTAAAGATTATCTAAAAAAGAGCTTTTATATGCCATCTTTTAATATTGAAAAAGTAAAAATAAACAAAACATTAAAAGATAAAGCCATAAAATATGTAGCTTCTCAACATCAAAGCTTACAAATTCAAAATTTATATTTAGCACTATTTTTTGCAACCCCAATAAATAAAGAGTTAAGACAAAACATCGTAAAATGGGGAATTTCACATCTTGTTGCAATTAGTGGCTTTCACTTAAGCATAATTTTTACAACAATATTTTTTATATTAACCCCTATTTATAAGTTTTTTCAAAATAGATTTTTTCCATATAGAAGCTTAGTTTTTGATATAAGTTTACTCACTTTTTTTCTTATGGTAGGGTATCTTTTTGTGCTTGATTTTACTCCAAGTTTTTTAAGATCTCTTTTAATGGCTTTGGTGCTTTTTGTATTTTTAGTTAGAAATTTAAAGGTATTTTCATTTCAAACTCTTTTTATAACTATGCTAATTGCAATATCATTTTTTCCACATCTTTTGTTTTCATATGGATTTTATTTTTCTTGTTTAGGAGTGTTTTATATATATCTTTATATCCATCATTTTGCTAAAAGCTTTAATGTTTATATTAATATTATTTTTCTAAATTTATTTGTATATTTAGCTATGAATATACCGGTATATTATTTTTTCCCAAATTTCACATATACTCAAATTTCAGTTGTGTTTATAAGTTATATATTTATAATTTTCTACCCTCTATCTTTGCTTTTGCATTTGGTTAATTTTGGCTCGATTTTTGATGAATATTTAATCATGTTTTTAAACTATCCAGTTGAAATGCACCAAATAAACATATCTAAATTTTTATTTTATGGTGTTAATTTACTATCCTTACTAGCCATAAGATATAAAATTTTAGCACTTTTGCTTGCTTTAATTGGGCTTTATCCAATAGTATTATTTCTATTGTAG
- a CDS encoding transcriptional regulator, whose translation MKKKLTNRDIAGILNIDTKTLYNWRKNKPELYRIIMLGFKFDELLTQSEENLNKLKEIAKENENFRIK comes from the coding sequence ATGAAAAAGAAATTAACCAATAGAGATATTGCAGGAATTTTAAACATAGATACAAAAACGCTTTATAATTGGCGTAAAAATAAACCAGAATTATATAGGATAATTATGTTAGGATTTAAATTTGATGAGTTACTTACTCAAAGTGAGGAAAATTTAAATAAATTAAAAGAAATTGCAAAAGAAAATGAGAATTTTAGGATAAAATAG